A genomic stretch from Pieris napi chromosome 18, ilPieNapi1.2, whole genome shotgun sequence includes:
- the LOC125058445 gene encoding glycerophosphodiester phosphodiesterase 1 isoform X4: protein MIIRVLPFGLDVGILGVAAYFYTKLPKPESNNVSSIFGPESGSKESEKHPDRIVKCIAHRGAGLDAPENTMQAFKYCVAMECNFVEMDVRASRDGQLVLLHDQGLERLTGTDIADVRIMDWDSIKDINVGVTHPNRQHYKDVTLCLLDDAIDYLLANKVKMIIDVKGEDKQVINGILRVFSSNPILHEYAVVTTFNPFILYQIRKKDPNIVGAISYRPYCFSALNYDAENGPTNPRFAGRLAMQAFVRFLDVIHSALWRWTARWCSVSAVLLHKDIVSPREVEYWRGLGIRVAGWCVNRPVEKLYWRAVLRAPYLANTLMGEPEIEKKVMQHDEDSEPERPIRCMELEKKLSSVFYVVLL, encoded by the exons ATGATAATACGAG TTTTGCCGTTTGGTTTGGATGTTGGAATATTAGGTGTTGCGgcgtatttttatacaaaattaccGAAACCTGAATCAAATAATGTTAGTAGTATATTTGGGCCCGAATCTGGGTCGAAGGAGAGTGAGAAACATCCTGACCGAATTGTTAAATGCATAGCTCACAGAGGAGCTGGATTGGACGCTCCAGAGAATACAATGCAGGCTTTTAAATAC TGTGTTGCAATGGAGTGCAATTTTGTGGAGATGGATGTGAGAGCATCTCGTGATGGCCAGCTGGTGCTTCTTCATGATCAGGGTCTGGAACGGCTCACTGGAACTGACATTGCCGATGTAAGGATCATGGACTGGGATAGCATTAAGGATATTAATGTTGGTGTAACACATCCTAATAg GCAACACTACAAAGATGTCACTCTTTGTTTGCTAGATGATGCCATAGATTATCTCTTAGCCAATAAAGTTAAGATGATAATTGACGTCAAGGGTGAAGACAAGCAG gTAATAAATGGTATTCTTCGTGTGTTCTCGTCCAATCCAATTTTGCATGAATACGCGGTTGTGACCACATTCAACCCATTCATATTATATCAG ATACGAAAAAAAGATCCCAATATTGTTGGCGCCATTAGCTACCGTCCATACTGCTTTAGTGCTCTGAATTATGATGCTGAGAATGGACCCACCAACCCTAG attcgcTGGTCGTTTGGCAATGCAAGCATTCGTTCGCTTCTTGGACGTTATCCACTCAGCATTGTGGCGTTGGACAGCTCGGTGGTGTTCAGTTAGCGCAGTTCTACTACACAAGGATATCGTCAGTCC ACGTGAAGTGGAATACTGGCGCGGTCTGGGCATTCGAGTGGCTGGTTGGTGCGTGAATAGGCCAGTCGAGAAGTTGTACTGGCGGGCTGTTCTACGGGCGCCGTATTTGGCCAACACGCTCATGGGGGAGCCAGAG ATTGAAAAGAAAGTGATGCAACATGATGAGGATTCCGAGCCGGAGCGTCCAATCCGTTGTATGGAGCTGGAGAAAAAATTATCTTCCG tATTCTACGTCGTGTTGTTATAA